In Cervus canadensis isolate Bull #8, Minnesota chromosome 6, ASM1932006v1, whole genome shotgun sequence, one DNA window encodes the following:
- the LOC122443515 gene encoding LOW QUALITY PROTEIN: glycogenin-1-like (The sequence of the model RefSeq protein was modified relative to this genomic sequence to represent the inferred CDS: inserted 1 base in 1 codon) produces the protein MTLSSLKTLRGPRLLAGRARSLRAESPSQELAAAAAAAARAPGCTMTDQAFVTLTTNDSYAKGALVLGLSLKQHRTSKRLVVLITPQVSDSMRKTLETVFDEVIVVDVLDSGDSAHLTLMKRPELGVTLIKLHCWTRTRYSKCVFMDADTLFLANIDDLFEREELAPAPDPGWPDCFNSGVXYQPSVETYSQLLRLASEQGSFDGGDQGLLNTFFSSWATTDIRKHLPFIYNLSSISIYSYLPAFKAFGAKAKVVHFLGRTKPWNYTYNPQTKSIQSESHDPNMTHPEFLSLWWNIFTTSVLPVLQHFGLVKDTRSYVQVENASGAVSQLSLGEIPAQAQPFVSSEERKERWEQGQADYMGADSFDNIKRKFDTCLQQKHCGFQWTHPLHRHLFLILST, from the exons ATGACCTTGAGCTCCTTGAAAACCCTAAGAGGGCCGCGCCTCCTCGCCGGCCGCGCTCGCTCCCTGCGCGCGGAGTCTCCAAGTCAGGAACTTGCGGCTGCGGCTGCGGCGGCCGCCCGCGCCCCCGGCTGCACCATGACAGATCAGGCCTTTGTGACACTGACGACAAACGATTCCTACGCCAAAGGAGCCCTGGTCCTGGGCTTGTCTCTGAAACAGCACAGGACCTCCAAGAGGCTGGTCGTGCTCATCACCCCGCAGGTCTCGGACTCCATGAGGAAAACTTTAGAGACCGTCTTTGATGAAGTCATCGTGGTGGATGTCCTGGACAGCGGTGATTCTGCGCATCTCACCTTAATGAAGAGGCCTGAGTTGGGTGTCACGTTGATTAAACTCCACTGCTGGACACGCACACGGTACTCCAAATGTGTATTCATGGATGCAGATACTCTGTTCCTAGCCAATATTGACGATCTTTTTGAGAGAGAAGAATTGGCGCCGGCACCAGACCCAGGGTGGCCTGACTGCTTCAATTCTGGAG TTTATCAGCCTTCAGTCGAAACATACAGTCAGCTGTTGCGTCTAGCTTCGGAGCAAGGTAGTTTTGATGGTGGGGACCAGGGTTTACTGAATACGTTTTTTAGCAGCTGGGCAACAACAGATATCAGAAAACACCTGCCATTTATTTATAACCTCAGCAGCATTTCTATATACTCCTACCTCCCAGCATTTAAAGCGTTTGGTGCAAAGGCCAAAGTTGTGCATTTCCTAGGACGAACCAAACCATGGAATTATACTTACAATCCTCAAACAAAAAGTATTCAGAGTGAGTCCCATGATCCCAACATGACTCACCCAGAGTTTCTCAGCCTGTGGTGGAACATCTTCACTACCAGCGTGTTACCTGTGCTTCAGCACTTCGGCCTTGTCAAAGACACCCGCTCGTATGTACAGGTGGAAAATGCCTCAGGAGCCGTATCACAGCTGTCCCTTGGGGAGATCCCAGCTCAGGCACAGCCTTTTGTATCCTCAGAAGAACGGAAGGAGCGGTGGGAACAGGGCCAGGCTGACTACATGGGAGCAGATTCCTTTGACAACATCAAGAGGAAATTTGACACTTGCCTCCAGCAGAAACACTGTGGTTTTCAGTGGACACATCCACTTCACAGGCACTTATTTCTGATACTTAGTACCTAG